In Amia ocellicauda isolate fAmiCal2 chromosome 5, fAmiCal2.hap1, whole genome shotgun sequence, a genomic segment contains:
- the vwa7 gene encoding von Willebrand factor A domain-containing protein 7, which yields MVPSLLLWCLCLGFLLVPGAWAFFPNFVSRVLGLTWNSYTHQYITERALLLVTQEILATRPGPTGDDIHLHGELTAGDLFRRFYGYEETVSCRQFWQAVGEVVQASANVDFDMSTKHKPQYHFDSERVQQAMELLQRHWKHIQDAMRAGDHQGARKSLGQLLHSLQDFYSHSNWVEMGYRTINPHLLSSQEYAPPVAPESMQTCRDCKGLLCRNNILESINHNRILTTGYDGTDPKKPSGKCSHGGVLDPSRSLSATGGINKDTTSIIFSPHYYLHEEAAHLATNATVAVLQDLRDTVGDSNFLKLLNVGRYSALVFVIDTTGSMFDEISAARQRAQSIIKERQGTVDEPATYMLVPFHDPGVGPVQETEDPDEFMHFLGDLMALGGGDEPEMCLSAIHLALLHSPPLSEIYVFTDASPKDRHLQSTVEGLILEKHIKVTFLLTEDPSRRMKREVLSPDRFLIYTNLSALSGGLAVFTNDRDIQSVSALVQDNMPSSKVTLLHIQKEASSSSSTHSFYIDSTVNNTTIHVVGTLRDFILHNPSGQNQSLFQGKGDLATMQSYEGLSRIILFPPLSPGEWQIEVLNQERIMVNVIGQSSVDFLYHFAVAVNGTHPGLSRVEGSPVAGVPTFLLLTVTGLSGSDGATFSHVTLQGAKGESLLRVVLNSSSSLGEFLGEIPTLPTVPFSVRLTGQDRLGGVLERVSTEMIQAVHVQLQVLSSPQLWPGKTSKLWFDICNWGPARAFLLTTTDDRGFVKQRDPQQLSVGQNGTLRGSVELETPHGAEVGSAATMSLSVRSLDHGDANFAVVHLSVIDPDPDLQPPSCSPAQVQGSCPSLSAEGCGNITWSASLRLSDHGRSGLASVQISRGRGWLRIQGDFGIREGQHRQGGDPLNLTDSSGTGVAVSYSSNCCSTEAELLLWDAAGNLQHCSIVAHQQREQAFTNTASVVLLLSCLGLLLL from the exons ATGGTGCCCAGTCTGCTGCTGTGGTGTCTGTGCCTGGGCTTCCTGCTGGTGCCTGGCGCCTGGGCCTTCTTCCCCAACTTCGTGTCCAGGGTCCTGGGTCTGACCTGGAATTCCTACACCCATCAGTACATCACTGAGAGGGCACTCCTGCTTGTCACCCAGGAGATCCTGGCCACGCGGCCCGGCCCCACGGGAGACGACATCCACCTGCAT GGGGAGCTGACAGCTGGTGACCTGTTCCGGCGTTTCTACGGCTATGAGGAGACGGTGTCCTGCCGTCAGTTCTGGCAGGCAGTGGGCGAGGTGGTCCAGGCCAGTGCCAACGTGGACTTTGATATGTCCACGAAGCACAAACCGCAGTACCACTTTGACTCTGAACGGGTGCAGCAGGCCAtggagctgctgcagaggcATTGGAAACACATTCAAGATGCCATGCGGGCTGGGGACCACCAGGGGGCACGCAAGAGCCTGGGCCAGCTGCTCCATTCCCTGCAG GATTTCTACAGCCACAGTAACTGGGTTGAAATGGGCTATCGCACTATTAACCCCCATCTCCTGAGCTCCCAAGAGTATGCCCCCCCAGTAGCTCCAG AGAGCATGCAGACCTGCAGGGACTGCAAGGGATTGTTATGCAGAAACAACATCCTGGAGAGCATCAACCACAACAGGATTCTGACCACCGGCTACGACGGCACGGACCCTAAAAAGCCGTCAG ggAAGTGCAGTCACGGGGGTGTGCTGGACCCAAGTCGCTCCCTCAGCGCCACAGGAGGGATCAATAAGGACACCACCTCTATCATCTTCTCCCCGCACTACTATCTCCATGAAGAAGCCGCCCACCTAGCAACCAATGCCACTGTCGCTGTGTTGCAGGACCTCCGAGATACAGTGGGGGACAGCAACTTCCTCAA GCTGCTGAATGTGGGACGGTACTCTGCACTGGTGTTCGTGATTGACACCACCGGAAGCATGTTCGATGAGATCTCTGCCGCCCGCCAACGCGCCCAGTCCATCATCAAGGAGAGGCAGGGCACGGTGGACGAGCCCGCCACTTACATGCTGGTGCCCTTTCATGACCCTG GTGTGGGACCTGTTCAGGAGACAGAGGACCCTGATGAGTTCATGCACTTCCTGGGGGATCTGATGGCACTGGGAGGAGGAGATGAGCCCGAGATGTGTCTGTCAGCAATTCAC CTGGCTCTTCTCCACAGCCCCCCACTGTCGGAGATTTACGTGTTCACAGACGCCTCTCCCAAAGACAGACACCTGCAGAGCACGGTGGAGGGACTGATCCTGGAAAAGCACATCAAG gtGACTTTCCTGCTGACAGAGGACCCCAGCAGGCGGATGAAGAGGGAGGTTTTGTCCCCTGACCGGTTCTTGATCTACACCAACCTGTCTGCTCTGTCTGGGGGCCTGGCTGTGTTCACCAATGATCGCGACATCCAGTCGGTGTCTGCTCTGGTCCAGGACAACATGCCTTCCAGCAAG GTCACTCTGCTCCACATCCAGAAGGaagcctcctcctcttcctcaactCACTCCTTCTACATTGACAGCACAGTGAACAACACAACCATTCATGTAGTTGGGACACTGCGGGACTTCATTCTGCACAATCCCTCAG GCCAAAACCAGTCCCTCTTCCAGGGGAAAGGAGACCTGGCTACGATGCAAAGCTATGAGGGGCTTTCCAGAATCATTCTATTCCCCCCCCTCAGCCCAGGAGAGTGGCAGATTGAGGTTCTGAACCAGGAAAGAATCATGGTCAATGTTATAG GTCAGAGCAGTGTGGACTTCCTGTACCACTTTGCTGTAGCTGTGAATGGTACCCACCCAGGGCTGTCCAGGGTGGAGGGCAGCCCAGTCGCAG GTGTGCCCACCTTCCTGTTGCTGACAGTCACCGGTCTTTCGGGCAGCGACGGGGCCACCTTCAGTCACGTGACTCTGCAGGGAGCCAAGGGGGAGAGCCTGCTGAGGGTGGTGCTCAACTCATCCTCCTCTTTGGGGGAGTTCCTAGGCGAGATCCCTACTCTACCCACAGTTCCTTTCTCTGTGAGGCTGACGGGTCAGGACCGACTTGGAGGTGTGCTGGAGCGGGTGTCTACGGAGATGATCCAAGCTGTACATGTCCAGCTACAG GTTCTCTCCTCCCCTCAGCTCTGGCCAGGGAAAACTTCAAAGCTGTGGTTTGATATTTGCAATTGGGGCCCAGCAAGAGCATTCCTCCTCACCACAACTGATGACAGGGGCTTCGTCAAGCAGCGTGACCCGCAACA GCTGTCGGTGGGACAGAATGGCACTCTACGGGGCTCAGTGGAGCTGGAGACGCCGCACGGGGCAGAGGTGGGCAGCGCAGCCACCATGAGCCTGTCAGTGCGGTCGCTCGACCACGGAGATGCCAACTTCGCCGTCGTGCACCTCAGTGTGATTGACCCG GATCCTGACCTACAGCCGCCCTCCTGCTCCCCCGCCCAAGTCCAGGGCTCCTGCCCCTCTCTTTCGGCAGAGGGCTGCGGGAACATCACCTGGTCTGCCTCCCTGCGTCTCTCTGACCATGGGCGCTCGGGGCTGGCCTCAGTGCAGATCAGTCGGGGCCGAGGCTGGCTGAGGATCCAGGGGGATTTTGGGATACGGGAGGGGCAGCACCGTCAGGGCGGGGACCCCCTTAACCTCACCGACAGCTCGGGGACCGGGGTGGCTGTCAGCTACTCCTCCAATTGCTGCTCCACTGAGGCAGAGCTGCTGCTGTGGGACGCGGCAGGAAACTTGCAGCACTGCAGCATCGTAGCCCACCAGCAGAGGGAGCAAGCGTTCACCAACACAGCCTCTGTGGTGCTCCTCCTGTCCTGTCTGGGGCTCCTGCTTCTTTAA